The DNA segment GGTCTGGCGAAACATCGGCCCAATTGCATGCAAAGAGTTTTCCCGATCGACCCAGTCCAGATTGAATTTCATCCGCTATAAAGAGAACCTGATTGTTGTGGCAAAGCTCGGCAGCCTTCTTTAAATATCCATCAGGTGGAATGATGACTCCTGCTTCTCCTTGAATCGGTTCAACTAGAAAAGCTGCCGTATGTTCAGTAATTGCTTCTTTTAACGCGTCAGCATCACCATATGGGACGACCTTAATGCCAGGTAGCATCGGTCCAAATCCCCTCTTATATTCATCATTTGAAGAAAGTGAAACAGCCGTCATCGTTCGACCGTGAAAGTTATCCTCACAAACAATGATTTCTGCTTGATCCTTCGCTACACCTTTGACATCGTACGCCCATCTTCGTGCAGCCTTAATAGCTGTTTCCACTGCTTCTGCACCTGTATTCATTGGAAGAACCATCTCGCAGCCTGAAAGCTCTGCTACCTTTGAATAAAAGGCACCTAATTGGTCATTATGAAACGCTCGTGAAGTTAACGTGATCTTCTCTGCTTGCTCCTTTAATGCTTGAACGATTTTCGGATGACAGTGACCATGATTCATCGCAGAATATGCACTTAGCATATCCATGTATTTGTTTCCCTCAGGATCACGTACCCATACGCCTTTTCCCTCTGAAAGCACCACCGGAAGTGGATGATAATTCTTTGCACCAAATTGTTCAGTCTGGTTTATAACATCCTGTGATCGAGTCATCGTAAACCCCTCCTTGAACTGATTGGTCCTACCCTTTTATTGT comes from the Alkalihalobacillus sp. FSL W8-0930 genome and includes:
- a CDS encoding ornithine--oxo-acid transaminase, whose product is MTRSQDVINQTEQFGAKNYHPLPVVLSEGKGVWVRDPEGNKYMDMLSAYSAMNHGHCHPKIVQALKEQAEKITLTSRAFHNDQLGAFYSKVAELSGCEMVLPMNTGAEAVETAIKAARRWAYDVKGVAKDQAEIIVCEDNFHGRTMTAVSLSSNDEYKRGFGPMLPGIKVVPYGDADALKEAITEHTAAFLVEPIQGEAGVIIPPDGYLKKAAELCHNNQVLFIADEIQSGLGRSGKLFACNWADVSPDLYILGKALGGGVMPISAVVGSKDVLGVFDPGSHGSTFGGNPLASAVAIAAIDVLQEEKLVEKSFELGEYLMEKLKTIQNPIIKEIRGRGLFIGIELTEPARPYCEKLKEKGLLCKETHMNVIRLAPPLIITEEELDWAFQKLYSVLNHAK